In a genomic window of Rhinoderma darwinii isolate aRhiDar2 chromosome 10, aRhiDar2.hap1, whole genome shotgun sequence:
- the SRM gene encoding spermidine synthase isoform X2 yields the protein MLGVVVGDHFSIVLHLSTDLPVCSRSKTYGNVLVLDGLIQCTERDEFSYQEMIANLPLCSHPNPKKVLIIGGGDGGVLREVVKHPSVESVVQCEIDEEVINVSKQYLPGMAVGYSSPKLTLHVGDGFQFMKQNQDAFDVIITDSSDPVGPAESLFKESYYQLMKTALREGGILCCQGECQWLHLALIKEMHQFCRTLFPVVEYAYCTIPTYPSGQIGFMLCSKNPNTDFREPVRPLTQEQVDKLNLRYYNSNIHRAAFVLPEFTRKALSDV from the exons atgctgggagttgtagttggcgATCACTTTTCTATAGTCCTACATCTATCCACGGACCTGCCCGTCTGTTCTAGAAG TAAAACGTACGGGAACGTGCTGGTGCTGGACGGGTTAATCCAGTGCACAGAGAGAGATGAGTTCTCCTACCAGGAAATGATCGCAAACCTCCCGCTGTGCAGCCACCCCAACCCCAAGAAG GTGCTCATCATCGGAGGGGGTGATGGCGGAGTCCTGCGGGAGGTGGTGAAGCATCCGTCCGTGGAGTccgtggtgcagtgtgagattgatGAG GAGGTCATTAATGTCTCCAAGCAGTATCTGCCCGGCATGGCTGTGGGCTACTCCAGTCCTAAACTTACTTTACACGTGGGCGACGGTTTCCAGTTCATGAAACAGAACCAAGACGCGTTTGAtgtcatcatcacagactcctccgACCCTGTTG GTCCTGCGGAGTCACTCTTTAAGGAGTCTTACTACCAGCTGATGAAGACGGCGCTCAGGGAGGGCGGGATCCTCTGTTGTCAAG GGGAATGTCAGTGGCTGCACCTGGCGCTTATTAAGGAGATGCACCAGTTCTGCAGGACTCTGTTCCCGGTGGTAGAATATGCCTACTGCACCATCCCCACCTACCCCAGCGGCCAGATCGGCTTCATGCTCTGCAGCAAAAACCCT AACACGGATTTCCGGGAGCCGGTCCGACCGCTGACTCAGGAGCAGGTGGATAAGCTCAACCTCCGATACTACAACTCCAACATTCACCGGGCAGCGTTTGTTCTCCCAGAGTTTACACGAAAA GCGCTCAGTGATGTGTGA
- the SRM gene encoding spermidine synthase isoform X1 yields MELPVRDGWFRETCSLWPGQAMSLQVEEVLHHHKSAFQEILVFKSKTYGNVLVLDGLIQCTERDEFSYQEMIANLPLCSHPNPKKVLIIGGGDGGVLREVVKHPSVESVVQCEIDEEVINVSKQYLPGMAVGYSSPKLTLHVGDGFQFMKQNQDAFDVIITDSSDPVGPAESLFKESYYQLMKTALREGGILCCQGECQWLHLALIKEMHQFCRTLFPVVEYAYCTIPTYPSGQIGFMLCSKNPNTDFREPVRPLTQEQVDKLNLRYYNSNIHRAAFVLPEFTRKALSDV; encoded by the exons ATGGAGCTGCCGGTCCGGGATGGCTGGTTCCGGGAGACGTGCAGCCTGTGGCCGGGGCAGGCCATGTCCCTGCAGGTGGAGGAGGTGCTGCATCACCACAAGTCCGCCTTCCAGGAGATCCTGGTGTTCAAGAG TAAAACGTACGGGAACGTGCTGGTGCTGGACGGGTTAATCCAGTGCACAGAGAGAGATGAGTTCTCCTACCAGGAAATGATCGCAAACCTCCCGCTGTGCAGCCACCCCAACCCCAAGAAG GTGCTCATCATCGGAGGGGGTGATGGCGGAGTCCTGCGGGAGGTGGTGAAGCATCCGTCCGTGGAGTccgtggtgcagtgtgagattgatGAG GAGGTCATTAATGTCTCCAAGCAGTATCTGCCCGGCATGGCTGTGGGCTACTCCAGTCCTAAACTTACTTTACACGTGGGCGACGGTTTCCAGTTCATGAAACAGAACCAAGACGCGTTTGAtgtcatcatcacagactcctccgACCCTGTTG GTCCTGCGGAGTCACTCTTTAAGGAGTCTTACTACCAGCTGATGAAGACGGCGCTCAGGGAGGGCGGGATCCTCTGTTGTCAAG GGGAATGTCAGTGGCTGCACCTGGCGCTTATTAAGGAGATGCACCAGTTCTGCAGGACTCTGTTCCCGGTGGTAGAATATGCCTACTGCACCATCCCCACCTACCCCAGCGGCCAGATCGGCTTCATGCTCTGCAGCAAAAACCCT AACACGGATTTCCGGGAGCCGGTCCGACCGCTGACTCAGGAGCAGGTGGATAAGCTCAACCTCCGATACTACAACTCCAACATTCACCGGGCAGCGTTTGTTCTCCCAGAGTTTACACGAAAA GCGCTCAGTGATGTGTGA